A stretch of Lepisosteus oculatus isolate fLepOcu1 chromosome 11, fLepOcu1.hap2, whole genome shotgun sequence DNA encodes these proteins:
- the LOC102698825 gene encoding keratin, type I cytoskeletal 13: MVHVQRQQQRFSSSSFSGFGGSGFRRSVAAGSGSGSGSGSVRLGRSVAQMSSTSFGGAAGAGGLGLGFGSGSGAGTGSGFAFGAGGSAGYGYGAGGGLGGGAGAGAGAGGRFGYGFGAGAGAGAGAGGEAGGEGSIIFMGNEKQLMHGLNDRLAAYLEKVRSLEATNKELEEKLRNFTVSKVQTHDLSAYDAQLKPLREQILALIQENSHLALEIDNSKLAADDFRSKYETEYSLRQAVETDINGLKGLKKEYEITQSTLMQDVEALKEEMDFLRKNHGEELANLRDEMSGTVHVDLQAITGVDLSRVLEDIRSEYEAVVRRNQDDAERWFLKQAGITQEMDAQSTQMVKTDQTEFTELRRSSQSLSAELEALKVSKMSLEERLSMTNARYQSELQQYAVMVGGVEEELSSIRESITLQSQEYQSLLNLKMKLEMEIATYKQLLEGVESGTGGGASVTSKSSTTTLSSSNGSSSSNSTSSTTTTTTTTRVVKEETTQVDS, translated from the exons ATGGTTCACGTCCAGCGCCAGCAGCAGCGGTTTTCCAGCTCCTCTTTCTCCGGGTTCGGCGGAAGCGGGTTCCGCCGGTCCGTGGCCGCGGGCTCGGGTTCGGGCTCGGGCTCGGGCTCGGTGCGGCTGGGCAGGTCCGTGGCTCAGATGAGCAGCACCAGCTTCGGGGGCGCCGCGGGGGCGGGCGGCCTGGGCCTGGGGTTCGGGAGCGGTTCGGGGGCTGGCACCGGCTCGGGGTTTGCCTTCGGGGCTGGCGGTAGCGCCGGGTACGGGTACGGGGCGGGAGGCGGCCTGGGTGGGGGCGCTGGCGCTGGGGCGGGCGCGGGTGGCAGGTTCGGGTACGGGTTCGGGGCTGGTGCTGGGGCTGGTGCTGGCGCTGGCGGGGAAGCCGGCGGGGAAGGCAGCATCATATTCATGGGGAACGAGAAACAGCTGATGCACGGGCTGAACGACCGCCTGGCCGCCTACCTGGAGAAGGTGAGGAGCCTGGAGGCCACCAacaaggagctggaggagaagcTGCGCAACTTCACGGTGTCCAAGGTGCAGACCCACGACCTGTCCGCCTACGACGCCCAGCTGAAGCCGCTGAGAGAGCAG ATCCTGGCCCTTATCCAGGAGAACTCCCACCTGGCCCTGGAGATCGACAACTCCAAGCTGGCCGCTGATGACTTCCGGAGCAA GTACGAGACCGAGTACAGCCTCCGGCAGGCGGTGGAGACCGACATCAACGGGCTGAAGGGCCTGAAGAAGGAGTACGAGATCACGCAGAGCACCCTGATGCAGGACGTGGAggcgctgaaggaggagatgGACTTCCTGCGCAAGAACCACGGGGAG GAGCTGGCGAACCTGCGGGACGAGATGTCCGGCACCGTGCACGTGGACCTGCAGGCCATCACCGGGGTCGACCTCAGCCGCGTCCTGGAGGACATCCGCTCCGAGTACGAGGCCGTGGTGCGCCGCAACCAGGACGACGCCGAGAGGTGGTTCCTGAAACAG GCGGGGATCACGCAGGAGATGGATGCTCAGAGCACGCAGATGGTGAAGACGGACCAGACTGAGTTCACCGAGCTGCGCCGCTCATCGCAAAGCCTGAGTGCCGAGCTAGAGGCCCTCAAGGTTTCG AAAATGTCCCTGGAGGAGAGGCTGTCGATGACGAACGCCCGGTACCAGTCAGAGCTGCAGCAATACGCGGTGATGGTGGGCGGCGTCGAGGAGGAGCTGTCATCGATCCGCGAAAGCATCACCCTGCAGTCCCAGGAGTACCAGAGCCTGCTCAACCTGAAGATGAAGCTGGAGATGGAGATCGCCACCTACAAGCAGCTGCTGGAGGGGGTGGAGTCAGGCACGGGAGGCGGGGCAAG CGTCACCAGCAAATCGAGCACCACGACTTTGAGCAGTTCGAACGGGTCGAGCAGCTCAAACTCTACGAGCagtaccaccaccaccaccaccaccaccagggtGGTGAAAG AGGAAACCACCCAGGTCGATTCCTGA
- the soul5 gene encoding heme-binding protein 2, translating to MALAGLAVFALFLVSDAAVGPSNSSESSFCTETKECLFFDLICKTPNYEVRHYDATKWVSTDVQAYFLETAAGKGFMRLYKYITGANEDGVKIDMTAPVIIRIPEDKKLLEPAVYTINFLLPSAYQEKAPKPTNEEVYFTDMPEMTVYVKSYGGWMLSMTSKLYSRLLAKELNNTQASYHNVFHYGVGYQSPMKLLNRRNEVWYISKGELVCATQEETPSDATVSA from the exons AT ggcGCTGGCAGGACTGGCCGTGTTTGCGCTCTTCCTGGTATCCGACGCGGCCGTGGG CCCGAGCAATTCCAGCGAGTCTAGCTTTTGTACGGAGACCAAGGAGTGTCTTTTTTTCGACCTGATCTGCAAAACGCCGAACTATGAG GTGCGCCACTATGACGCTACGAAGTGGGTGTCTACGGACGTGCAGGCCTACTTCCTGGAGACGGCCGCGGGAAAGGGCTTCATGAGGCTCTATAAATACATCACTGGGGCCAATGAGGACG GAGTCAAGATCGACATGACCGCCCCCGTGATCATCCGCATTCCCGAGGACAAGAAGCTGTTGGAGCCAGCAGTGTACACCATCAACTTCCTGCTGCCCTCAGCCTATCAGGAGAAAGCCCCCAAGCCGACCAATGAGGAG GTCTACTTCACTGACATGCCGGAGATGACCGTCTATGTGAAGAGCTATGGGGGCTGGATGTTGTCCATGACCTCTAAGCTCTACTCCCGCCTGCTGGCCAAAGAGCTGAACAACACCCAGGCCTCCTACCACAATGTCTTCCACTACGGCGTGGGCTACCAAAG CCCTATGAAACTGCTCAACCGACGCAACGAGGTGTGGTACATCTCTAAGGGGGAGCTGGTCTGCGCAACGCAGGAGGAGACCCCCAGCGATGCCACAGTGTCCGCCTGA